The Branchiostoma floridae strain S238N-H82 chromosome 18, Bfl_VNyyK, whole genome shotgun sequence DNA window GAgccccaaaatggcggctcccATTGGTGTCAacggattgaaaaaaaatacaacaaccaGAAATCTCTACCGTCCTCCACCCCAACATCTACTCGGAGAGTAAATAGATAGACAGGGTTGGCTAAAAATTAATCCCAATGGAGTTAGGCGAGCAGAGCAGGCGGGGATAACCATCATGGCGCTTCACACATTATTGCTCGTGACTAGTGTTTTGCTAAATGTCTGCCCCAGTTTTGCGGCAAACAAACTCTTGGTGGTGTTAGTGGATGGTTTGCGTGAGGATTACCCAGCTAGGTAAGGTAATCTCcattgatatgtaaaaaaaaacagtttgtttaACAAGTACCTCCTGACCTCCAATCAGCTGTTTTTTGGATCTGTTTTTACAACATTCAGTATTATTTTTTAGTATTGCACTACATAAGTGAAGGTGAACCGTTTAAAAATACAATACTAACAAAGAGTACAAAATGTTGCAGAACAGTCGTAAAAGATTGAAAATGGCTGAGGATGAACCGGGCCCTTACATCTGCCTTGAGATTAGCACCGCCTTCTTTTTGATGTTATACAATTTGTATAGTTCGAGTTTTTATCAGACAGTCACATGAAACTGTTGTAACCATTAAGAAATAAATCGTTTGAGGCAGTGATGATGTGTCGTATTGTGTTTCATTCTGTTCGTTCAGAGATCTCCATCTTCTGCAGTTCCAAGCTATCGCGAGAGAGGGCGTGAAAGCACAGTATGTCACACCAGTGTTCCCTGCCAAGTCATATCCCAACTACTATTCAATTATGACAGGTATTTGTAATAAACGCCTCGTTTATTAAGTTTAATACAGAAGATGGTGGTCAAGTCTCTAGAAACCTGCACAGAGACTGATGTGTTATTTAAGAAGGTTAGTTGATTATTAACAACGTATGACACTGttctgacagctggtttgtgtaCAGTGTATTGTCCTGGTATTTGAAGCACGTACGAATATTTACTCAGTCCAGGCGCGCTGTCCGAGCACTGTCAGAGGAACAGGATAGCAAAGTTCTCTTTACACAGCAAGGGAGTCAATACTTGATTGATCCTGATTATACCTAGACAACGTGGTCGCCTGTCATCAACTCCCTAAGGTACCGGTAATACTAAATGCTTTGTGACTCTACCTCGcattgcagctaggtgtcgctgatGCATTGTGAATAATGTTGTTCGAAAGGTGACTGTGTTTATAGAGAGGGCTGTATGTCCTTTTCGGCTTTTTCGTTAAGGGCGTTAAGCGTAACgagctattttattttaccgacccactctaattcagcgttaagcgttatcggtatattgTTCCCGAAGCGTTATTGGACGTTTTGATTCTacgaatctctgcttggagggtagcAAGTTCAAGTACATTATCCTCTGAATAAGTGGCACGTGTGACAATAACAAAGCATTGTCTTGACATATATGAAGCACGGTCCTCTCTATAGATTTTAGGCTTCGTGCAGACGCAATTCATACTGTGATGCGGCATATTTGTTATTCATCCTTGCACTTGGGTTAGCCATACGTTTCTACCGTTAAATCTTCTGCATTCGTCCCCAGGCCTTTACTCGGAAAGTCACGGCATGACAGGGAACTACATGCACGACGCCGAGAGGAACGTGTCTTTCCTGGTCGGGTTCAACCAGGAGTCGTTTGAGCCGTTCTGGTGGGAGAACGCCGAGCCTCTGTGGATAACGGCTACTAAGGCGGGGAAGGCGGTGAACATGTACTACTGGCCAGGTTAGTCAACTCATTTATCCATTCATTACCTCTGTGTACggagaggtattgtttttggtgtttgtACGGTTTGGTGTGtaggtcggtcggtcggtctgttcttgtttttttgaTGATCATTTTATTAgctttagcctgagtatcatcctcggTAGCTATGTGACCATGCACGGCTAGCAAGCGAaatgattgagccagcggtcactgcggaggatggtactcacgCTATCGTAACTTAAGAACCTCAGGATGGATTGTTTTCGGAACtctctgggtttttttttggtatcttttgtcctggagcTGCTATGATCTTGATTTTCTGGCAGATAATATGCTGTTGATGTAAGAAAGAATTTGCCTTTTTAACTCCCTCGATCGTTTTACATGtgcctgtttgtttatttacttgttttatTGCTTATATCAATAATTATATTGATACAGTAGACAACAGTAGTGTGACAGGTAAATGTTCTTATCGCAGACTGACAGAAAGCAAAGGTCGAATCGGCCCAAATAGCATAGTCCCCAGCCCACAAACACATTTTGACTTGCTAGGTATACCTTagggacactgacaggaagttataTCAAAGGTGCCAGAAACGTTTATCCCATTTCTGGTCTTCAACAATTTCCTAACTGTTCCCTAGGTTGCCAGGTGCCCATACGTAACTACGTCCCGAACAAGTGCATCGAACTGACAGACCTGCCCTCTTTCGAGAACATGTTGAACAGCATCGACGAGATTGTACAACTCtttggtgatgacgtcatcgatatGGCGGGCCTGTACTACCAGAAGGTCGACATTTGGGGGCACAGGTCAGTTATTAGCTGCCTTTGGTCTTACAAAGAAACATTGTCGAGTTTTCAAACAACTTCAGCATTTTCGTTACCAAACGTAAATTTATTTAAACTTATATTTAAACTTATAAACGTAAGAATTacacttaaaacttaaatgaaCTTTTCAAGGATACCTTTGTATCCACGCACTATGGAATATGTTTAGAGTATATGAATGGTAATACAGCTGAATACAAACATGTAAGATTCATATATGATTTTAGTAGGGCCTATTTCGATTCAGTATTTCGGCTGTCATGTCAGCGAAAGTCGGTAGATTGCACATAAACATGATAGTTCGTTACGTTGTCTCTGTGGCTAAGTTGTGTATTGTTCGATGTGTAGGTACGGACCAGAATCAGAGTTAGTACGGGACAAAGTACTAGAGGTGGACACCATGCTCGGATACTTGAGGCAGAAACTAACGGTGAGATCTTCCTGTGGATAGCTTTCTCTTTAGAAATAAAAGCCAGAACCAACCTAATCAAACCAaagaagcaaacaaaaacaaaatataagaTAGCGTTACTTGGTCAGTTCTAGGAACCCACAGTTGTATAGTTTGTATATGTCTTTCGACACTTATCATCACATTTCTGCATTACGTCGTAATGTTTTGaactctgtccttggtgctgaatgtgatGCCCCATCAGAAAAATCTTGCACTATGAATTAGAAAAAGGGGTATGGAAATAGAAACGCCAAATATAGGAGAAACATGAATTCGTATACGTGCGATATTCGTTTTCATGATAAGGCGGTTCACAGGTTAAAATGCGCCTTCGCAgcgtgatgcattgtgggtatcATTCAAAGTTGAAGGCATGGTCCGGACGAGGACTGTTGacctattacccacaatgcGCCTCGCTGTGCATGCGCAATTGAAGCCGCGAAGTTCCTTATTAATTGAACCTTAAGTATGCTATTTTCAGGACACAGGACTTGACCAATCAGTGAACGTGATCATACTGTCGGATCACGGCATGGCCTCCTTACCTGACTACAGTGCCACTAGCGGATACATCAGTCTAAAAGACTACGTAGATGTCAACGACCTCAAGAAACCAACGCTGTACTCCGACATGCTTGTCCACATCTGGCCAAAGGACGGACTGCTAGAAAAGGCATGATTATTAGTTGATTTATTAGTTGAAGTGTATTTTTGGTAATATGACAAAGATAAAGACTTCTTAATACGTTTTGTCTAGCCTATACATGATACATAAAAGACGTCATTTTTACCAATTATGCAATCCACATTACGTGGTTGTGATCGACAAGTTGCAATTCATGGGTAATCTTCCTGTTAGCGTTTTAACTCTGTGCCCTTTCTTTGTAAAACCGCAGCACTCTCTAATATATGACCGTTCATAGCCCCATTTCTCATAATTCACATTCCCATTCTTCAATGCTAAAAGAGTGCCTCATAAACTGAAACTGTTTTGTTGCCCTTGGTGACTTCAGGTTCACTCCGATCTGTTAAACGTGCCCCACTCCATTGTCCTGAAGAAAGAGGAAATCCCGGAAGACTGGCACTACAAGCGTGGGAAATACGTCCCGCCACTGCTGCTTGTGATGCAATACCCTTGGCTTGTGTTCGAGGTTCGTCGATTCAATGATAAAACAGTATTGTGCTAGCCGGTGCTCATGGGTGCTGCCATGTTGGCAGTTGACGTCATCcagtcgccatcttgtttccgACATCTTGTTTCCGATTCTGGTCGTGACGCCATGGCTGCGTTGATGTCGACTTTTGTTATAGTGTGTACATGTCAACTTTGTCTTTGATTTAAAAAACCAAGTTGAAAAACCGACTGCAAAATTATCTAGCTTGAACTACATACGAACATGTGATATGTCTATTATATACATGATATGATGAATACAGCGAAATGAATACCTGAATCTTGATAAAGTACGATAAGGAGATAGATCAAACCACTCTCCGTTCCTTTTCGCAACATCTATGTATGAAATATTCTGCATATTTTGGGATCATTTTGAAAAGGAAAGTGAGTTATAAGAAGTGAGCATAGACCAAACATTATCAAGTagcaaacatttcatttttgaaTCATGGTTTATTGACGAACCCTGTTAAACGACTTGCATTACAAATAAACGATTTTCCCATGTAGGACGCTGCCATACCCTGGACCTGGGATAACGCCACTCAATTTCCACGGGGCAGTCACGGCTTCAGCAACTCCAGAATGGACATGAAGGGCGTCTTTATGGCGTTTGGGCCAGGTATTGTTCAGAATAAGCCAGTTCGCAGTTTGAACTGGGCATGCGCGGTGAGATACATTGTGGgtaatctgtcaaatttgatgaCCCCTAACTTGTCTAGGTCCAGATGTGTTTCGTTTGTGTAtcagggccttcaactttgacatattacccacagttAATGCTGCTGCTGTACTGCGCAGTTCAAACCACAAACCAGCTTATACCAACCTCTATGCAGTATGATTGGGACAGGTTGAGtattagcaaggaggtttaaagTCGATTTTAAACCTCTTTGGTACTAGTATTAGATAGGACGGTGCCCTGATGGTAGCTCGGTTACTCGTCgctgccatatatatatatatatatagatacactGGAATGAAATGGAACTTTGCTGAATTGACC harbors:
- the LOC118405249 gene encoding glycerophosphocholine cholinephosphodiesterase ENPP6-like isoform X1, coding for MALHTLLLVTSVLLNVCPSFAANKLLVVLVDGLREDYPARDLHLLQFQAIAREGVKAQYVTPVFPAKSYPNYYSIMTGLYSESHGMTGNYMHDAERNVSFLVGFNQESFEPFWWENAEPLWITATKAGKAVNMYYWPGCQVPIRNYVPNKCIELTDLPSFENMLNSIDEIVQLFGDDVIDMAGLYYQKVDIWGHRYGPESELVRDKVLEVDTMLGYLRQKLTDTGLDQSVNVIILSDHGMASLPDYSATSGYISLKDYVDVNDLKKPTLYSDMLVHIWPKDGLLEKVHSDLLNVPHSIVLKKEEIPEDWHYKRGKYVPPLLLVMQYPWLVFEDAAIPWTWDNATQFPRGSHGFSNSRMDMKGVFMAFGPDFRKGYEAGAIDIVDEYQLMCRLLDIIPLPNNGTWSRVEGMLLDGAISGTVSQHACVVSTFVIVQFMSIYFSVYCLLY
- the LOC118405249 gene encoding glycerophosphocholine cholinephosphodiesterase ENPP6-like isoform X2: MTGNYMHDAERNVSFLVGFNQESFEPFWWENAEPLWITATKAGKAVNMYYWPGCQVPIRNYVPNKCIELTDLPSFENMLNSIDEIVQLFGDDVIDMAGLYYQKVDIWGHRYGPESELVRDKVLEVDTMLGYLRQKLTDTGLDQSVNVIILSDHGMASLPDYSATSGYISLKDYVDVNDLKKPTLYSDMLVHIWPKDGLLEKVHSDLLNVPHSIVLKKEEIPEDWHYKRGKYVPPLLLVMQYPWLVFEDAAIPWTWDNATQFPRGSHGFSNSRMDMKGVFMAFGPDFRKGYEAGAIDIVDEYQLMCRLLDIIPLPNNGTWSRVEGMLLDGAISGTVSQHACVVSTFVIVQFMSIYFSVYCLLY